In Perca fluviatilis chromosome 3, GENO_Pfluv_1.0, whole genome shotgun sequence, the following proteins share a genomic window:
- the tjp1a gene encoding tight junction protein ZO-1 isoform X15: protein MLNILLSAVIDPDRHLRSFRRSERLASILSAAMEETVIWEQHTVTLHRAPGFGFGIAISGGRDNPHFQSGETSIVISDVLKGGPAEGLLQENDRVVMVNAVSMDNVEHAYAVQQLRKSGKNAKITIRRKRKVQIPVSRPGDRETMSEHEEEDSDEDDGHDHHSGHGSQSAFGGASGGTGTGTGRRHDRERSNSGRRDHSASRERSISPRSDRRSQTSSAPPRPAKVTLVKSRKNEVEYGLRLASHIFVKDISPESLAARDGNIQEGDVVLKINGTVTENLSLIDAKKLIERSKGKLKMVVQRDDRATLLNIPDLDDSIPSANNSDRDDISEIHSLTSDHSNRSHGRGSRSRSPDRPEPSDLLRHSPRQISNGSWSFQMRAGSLLHRLLPIHRSRDEDRISKPGAMPIVRSSDDGVLSQASDQASSRDDKLLPPLPEPKPVYAQPGQPDVDLPVSPSDAPVPSAAHDESILRPSMKLVKFKKGESVGLRLAGGNDVGIFVAGVLEDSPAANEGLEEGDQILRVNNVDFANIIREEAVLFLLDLPKGEEVTILAQKKKDVYRRIVESDVGDSFYIRTHFEYEKESPYGLSFNKGEVFRVVDTLYNGKLGSWLAIRIGKNHQEVERGIIPNKNRAEQLSSVQYTLPKTPGGDRADFWRFRGLRSSKRNLRKSREDLSAQPVQTKFPAYERVVLREAGFLRPVVLFGPIADVAREKLAREEPDVFELAKTQQQHGGEKSEPRDAGTDQKSTGIIRLHTIKQIIDRDKHAVLDITPNAVDRLNYAQWYPIVVFLNPDTKQGVKTMRTRLCPESRKSARKLFERALKLRKNNHHLFTTTINLNNMNDGWFGALKETIQQQQNQLVWVSEGKADGAAEDDLDIHDDRLSYLSAPGSEYSMYSTDSRHTSDYEDTDTEGGAYTDQELDETLNDDVGPPTEPAITRSSEPVREDPPVIQEPPGYASFQHTVQPDPLNRIDPAGFKAPVPQQKAEAAAVPSIPQQPEPLAETVPPAVDVTVKTVGGLSLDEAPAAHSQPSPNPEAGSLRRPTPELAPQSVTPEPLQSGLASSEPKMFQKDPYSTDNTGRIGHSMKPVTYNPQQGYHPDQQPYRDYDHPPSRYDVSSSGVSSGGGYPEPKYRNYDSNPPYENSVPQYDQQQWNPYSQTLSTANSQGYDPRLPYGDGPDSQYTPPLRYDEPPPHQGFNGRPRYGKPTGPVRYDDPPPPGPDLHYDQDSHLSTYPSAAHSPEPAAQRPAYNQGPTPQQKSYKPQQHDPVPVNSETSPTPPPKAEAPSPSPADASKPFPTRDEQPDDPAMRPQSVLTRVKMFENKRSVSVDRARDTADSSGNKAADLPLKAGGVIPKANSLSNLDQEKTFRAPGPQQPQPPQPQSKVADDIVRSNHYDPDEDEDYYRKQLSYFDRLQAGPNKPQPQAQTTNNYTRTESVEKPSPVEKKYEPVPQVTPSLPPATLPKPAPEAKAPGRDDTVQTNFLPHKSFPEKSPVNGTSVHPPKAAPPATSYNRYAPKPYTMSAKPFARMFDSPKFNHNLLPNDKPETASKGQSPSPVKPQIPPQPMNTDHDSGLDTFTRTMDHRSKHQHNNINAVPKAIPVSPSALDDDEDEDEGHTVVATARGIFNSNGGVLSSIETGVSIIIPQGAIPESVEQEIYFKVCRDNSILPPLDKEKGETLLSPLVMCGPHGLKFSKPVELRLPHCASMTPDGWSFALKSSDSSSGDPKSWQNKSLPGDPNYLVGANCVSVLIDHF from the exons AGTGCAGCGATGGAGGAAACGGTGATATGGGAACAGCACACAGTGACCCTTCACAGA GCCCCAGGGTTTGGGTTTGGTATTGCCATCTCAGGTGGACGAGACAACCCTCATTTCCAGAGTGGGGAGACGTCCATTGTGATATCTGATGTGCTGAAAGGAGGTCCTGCAGAGGGACTGCTACA aGAAAATGATCGAGTGGTGATGGTCAATGCAGTCTCTATGGACAACGTAGAGCATGCCTACGCAGTGCAGCAGCTCCGAAAGAGTGGCAAAAATGCAAAGATA ACTATTCGTCGGAAAAGGAAAGTGCAGATTCCCGTTTCTCGGCCAGGGGACAGGGAGACGATGTCAGAGCACGAGGAAGAAGACAGTGATGAGGATGATGGCCATGACCACCACAGTGGGCATGGTAGCCAAAGTGCCTTTGGAGGAGCAAGTGGAGGCACTGGCACTGGCACTGGCAGGCGTCATGATCGTGAGCGTAGCAACAGCGGCAGGCGGGATCACAGTGCCTCGCGGGAGAGGAGCATCTCACCACGCTCTGATCGCCGATCACAAACCTCCTCTGCTCCACCCAGGCCTGCCAAGGTCACTCTTGTCAAGTCCCGCAAAAATGAAG TAGAATATGGACTGCGGTTGGCCAGCCACATCTTTGTGAAGGACATCTCTCCTGAGAGCCTTGCTGCCAGAGATGGAAACATCCAGGAGGGAGATGTTGTACTTAAG ATCAATGGCACCGTTACAGAGAACCTATCACTAATAGATGCCAAGAAGCTGATTGAGAGGTCAAAGGGCAAGTTGAAAATGGTGGTGCAGAGAGATGATCGAGCGACGCTGCTCAACATTCCCGACCTTGATGACAGCATCCCATCAGCCAATAACTCCGACAGAGATG ACATTTCAGAAATACACTCACTGACATCAGACCATTCCAATCGATCCCACGGACGAGGTAGTCGATCACGTTCGCCTGACAGGCCCGAACCATCGGACCTTCTCCGTCACTCACCGCGGCAGATCAGCAATGGCAG tTGGAGCTTTCA GATGAGGGCAGGTTCACTGTTGCACAGATTACTTCCAAT CCATCGAAGTCGAGATGAGGATCGTATATCTAAACCAGGGGCCATGCCTATAGTCAGAAGCTCTGATGATGGTGTCTTGTCACAGGCTAGCGACCAGGCCAGCTCCAGAGATGACAAACTGTTACCTCCGCTGCCGG AACCAAAGCCAGTTTATGCACAGCCTGGTCAGCCTGACGTGGACCTGCCCGTCAGCCCCTCGGATGCCCCTGTACCCAGCGCGGCTCATGATGAGAGCATCCTCAG GCCGAGTATGAAGCTGGTCAAGTTCAAGAAGGGAGAGAGTGTTGGTCTGCGGTTAGCAGGAGGGAACGACGTGGGAATTTTTGTGGCAGGTGTTTTGGAGGACAGTCCTGCAGCCAATGAGGGGCTTGAGGAGGGAGACCAGATTCTCAGG GTGAACAATGTGGACTTTGCCAACATCATCAGGGAGGAGGCTGTGCTGTTTCTGCTGGATCTCCCAAAAGGAGAAGAAGTTACTATTTTGGCTCAGAAGAAGAAGGATG TGTATCGGAGGATAGTGGAATCGGACGTGGGTGACTCCTTCTACATTAGGACACATTTTGAATATGAAAAAGAGTCACCGTATGGACTGAGCTTTAACAAGGGCGAGGTGTTCCGAGTAGTGGACACGCTCTACAACGGCAAATTAGGATCCTGGCTTGCTATCCGTATTGGCAAGAATCATCAGGAAGTGGAAAGAGGCATCATCCCCAACAAGAACAG AGCTGAGCAGCTATCCAGTGTGCAGTACACCCTCCCCAAAACACCAGGGGGCGACAGAGCGGACTTCTGGAGATTCCGTGGATTGCGAAGCTCGAAGAGGAATTTGCGGAAGAGCAGGGAAGACCTGTCAGCCCAGCCAGTTCAGACCAAGTTCCCTGCCTATGAGAGGGTGGTGCTGAGGGAAG CTGGGTTCCTGAGGCCTGTGGTTCTCTTTGGGCCGATAGCAGATGTGGCCAGAGAGAAACTGGCCAGGGAAGAGCCAGACGTTTTTGAACTAGCAA aaACACAGCAACAACACGGAGGGGAAA AGAGTGAACCTAGGGATGCAGGAACCGACCAGAAAAGCACCGGCATCATTCGCCTTCACACCATCAAACAGATCATTGACCGG GACAAGCACGCAGTGCTGGACATCACCCCTAATGCAGTGGACCGTCTGAACTACGCTCAGTGGTATCCAATTGTGGTGTTTCTCAACCCAGACACAAAGCAGGGCGTCAAGACCATGAGGACCCGCCTTTGCCCTGAGTCTAGAAAGAGCGCCAGGAAGCTTTTTGAACGAGCCCTCAAATTACGAAAGAACAACCACCACCTCTTTACCA CGACTATTAACTTAAACAACATGAATGATGGTTGGTTTGGAGCACTAAAAGAGACaatccagcagcagcagaaccaGCTGGTGTGGGTTTCAGAGGGCaaa GCTGACGGGGCAGCTGAGGATGACCTGGACATCCACGACGACCGCCTGTCCTACCTGTCGGCGCCAGGCAGTGAGTATTCTATGTACAGCACTGACAGCCGCCACACCTCCGACTACGAGGACACGGACACAGAGGGTGGAGCCTATACTGACCAGGAGCTGGATGAAACGCTGAATGATGACGTGGGTCCACCCACGGAGCCTGCCATCACCCGCTCGTCTGAGCCTGTCCGCGAGGACCCGCCTGTCATCCAGGAGCCCCCTGGCTACGCTAGCTTCCAGCACACAGTGCAGCCGGACCCCCTGAACCGCATTGACCCGGCTGGATTCAAGGCACCAGTGCCGCAGCAG AAAGCAGAGGCCGCTGCCGTCCCTAGCATCCCCCAGCAGCCTGAGCCCCTGGCTGAGACAGTGCCCCCTGCTGTCGACGTTACTGTAAAAACTGTAGGGGGTCTGAGCCTTGACGAGGCTCCTGCAGCTCACAGCCAGCCAAGCCCCAACCCAGAGGCTGGCTCACTTAGGAGGCCCACCCCTGAGCTAGCACCTCAGAGCGTCACACCAGAACCTCTACAGTCTGGACTGGCCAGTTCAGAACCAAAG ATGTTTCAGAAGGATCCATACAGCACAGACAACACTGGGAGAATCGGTCACAGTATGAAGCCTGTGACTTACAACCCTCAACAGGGATATCACCCTGACCAGCAGCCATACAGAGATTATGACCACCCACCTAGTCGGTATGATGTCAGCAGCAGTGGAGTCAGCAGCGGAGGTGGTTACCCAGAACCAAAGTACCGAAACTATGACTCTAACCCGCCCTACGAGAACAGTGTGCCTCAGTACGACCAACAACAGTGGAACCCCTACAGCCAAACGCTGTCTACTGCCAATTCCCAGGGCTACGATCCCCGTTTGCCATACGGCGACGGCCCGGACTCCCAGTACACCCCTCCTCTCCGCTATGACGAGCCACCACCTCATCAGGGATTCAACGGACGGCCTCGCTACGGTAAACCGACAGGGCCTGTCCGTTATGATGATCCTCCACCTCCAGGGCCTGACCTGCACTACGACCAAGATTCTCACCTGAGCACGTACCCCTCAGCTGCCCACTCCCCAGAACCTGCTGCTCAGCGGCCTGCCTACAACCAGGGACCAACGCCGCAACAAAAGAGTTACAAACCTCAGCAGCATGACCCTGTTCCTGTGAACTCTGAAACTAGCCCCACACCACCTCCCAAAGCAGAGGCACCCTCACCTTCCCCTGCAGATGCTTCAAAGCCTTTCCCTACCAGAGATGAGCAACCGGATGACCCTGCCATGCGGCCACAGTCAGTCCTGACAAGGGTCAAGATGTTTGAGAACAAACGCTCTGTGTCCGTGGATAGAGCCAGAGATACAGCGGATTCTTCTGGAAACAAG GCAGCCGATTTACCTTTGAAAGCAGGTGGAGTAATCCCTAAAGCAAATTCTCTGAGCAACCTGGATCAAGAGAAGACCTTTAG AGCCCCAGGGCCTCAGCAGCCTCAGCCGCCTCAGCCTCAGTCCAAGGTAGCTGATGACATTGTGCGCTCCAACCATTATGACCCTGATGAGGACGAGGACTACTACAGGAAACAGCTGTCTTACTTTGATAGGCTCCAGGCCGGTCCCAACAAACCCCAGCCACAAGCACAAACAACTAACAACTACACAAG GACGGAGTCGGTGGAGAAACCAAGTCCAGTGGAGAAAAAATATGAACCAGTTCCCCAGGTGACGCCTTCTCTGCCACCAGCCACACTGCCCAAACCTGCACCTGAAG CCAAAGCTCCGGGCCGAGACGACACTGTCCAGACCAACTTCCTGCCTCACAAGAGTTTCCCTGAGAAGTCTCCGGTTAATGGCACTAGTGTACATCCTCCAAAAGCAGCTCCACCAGCAACCAGCTACAACCGCTACGCGCCCAAGCCCTACACTATGTCTGCCAAGCCGTTTGCGCGCATGTTCGACAGTCCTAAGTTCAACCACAACCTTCTGCCCAATGACAAGCCTGAGACTGCTTCAAAG GGCCAGAGCCCCAGCCCAGTGAAGCCTCAGATTCCCCCGCAGCCCATGAACACAGACCATGACAGTGGTCTGGATACTTTCACTCGCACTATGGACCACCGCTCCAAACACCAGCACAACAACATCAACGCTGTTCCCAAGGCCATCCCTGTGAG CCCCAGTGCCCtggatgatgatgaggatgaggatgagggcCACACGGTGGTTGCAACTGCTCGAGGTATATTCAACTCTAATGGTGGCGTCCTGAGCTCCATCGAGACAGGTGTCAGCATAATTATCCCACAGGGTGCCATCCCTGAAAGTGTGGAGCAGGAGATCTACTTCAAAGTCTGCAGAGACAACAGCATCCTACCACCACTCGACAAGGAGAAAG gAGAGACTCTGCTCAGCCCTCTGGTGATGTGTGGACCTCATGGCCTCAAGTTTTCGAAGCCTGTGGAGCTGCGCTTACCTCACTGTGCGTCTATGACCCCTGATGGTTGGTCTTTTGCTCTAAAATCCTCCGACTCCTCGTCGG GTGACCCAAAAAGCTGGCAGAACAAGTCTCTTCCCGGAGACCCCAACTACCTGGTGGGAGCCAACTGCGTTTCTGTGCTCATTGACCACTTTTAA
- the tjp1a gene encoding tight junction protein ZO-1 isoform X1, translated as MKYQKYITVMQMAMGVTASNKDCLPTKRQLWVTPQDEETSPSGAPGCSDEPTGATGGAGAMAITATSTLSLPMSQGKPSLRRIKGRIHRSKSLDSMDLLDSNSTVGAAEDHPTFTHLHTARACGGTQTRAKESPWVNRSWNQTVGRHMHACVSAAMEETVIWEQHTVTLHRAPGFGFGIAISGGRDNPHFQSGETSIVISDVLKGGPAEGLLQENDRVVMVNAVSMDNVEHAYAVQQLRKSGKNAKITIRRKRKVQIPVSRPGDRETMSEHEEEDSDEDDGHDHHSGHGSQSAFGGASGGTGTGTGRRHDRERSNSGRRDHSASRERSISPRSDRRSQTSSAPPRPAKVTLVKSRKNEVEYGLRLASHIFVKDISPESLAARDGNIQEGDVVLKINGTVTENLSLIDAKKLIERSKGKLKMVVQRDDRATLLNIPDLDDSIPSANNSDRDDISEIHSLTSDHSNRSHGRGSRSRSPDRPEPSDLLRHSPRQISNGSWSFQMRAGSLLHRLLPIHRSRDEDRISKPGAMPIVRSSDDGVLSQASDQASSRDDKLLPPLPEPKPVYAQPGQPDVDLPVSPSDAPVPSAAHDESILRPSMKLVKFKKGESVGLRLAGGNDVGIFVAGVLEDSPAANEGLEEGDQILRVNNVDFANIIREEAVLFLLDLPKGEEVTILAQKKKDVYRRIVESDVGDSFYIRTHFEYEKESPYGLSFNKGEVFRVVDTLYNGKLGSWLAIRIGKNHQEVERGIIPNKNRAEQLSSVQYTLPKTPGGDRADFWRFRGLRSSKRNLRKSREDLSAQPVQTKFPAYERVVLREAGFLRPVVLFGPIADVAREKLAREEPDVFELAKTQQQHGGEKSEPRDAGTDQKSTGIIRLHTIKQIIDRDKHAVLDITPNAVDRLNYAQWYPIVVFLNPDTKQGVKTMRTRLCPESRKSARKLFERALKLRKNNHHLFTTTINLNNMNDGWFGALKETIQQQQNQLVWVSEGKADGAAEDDLDIHDDRLSYLSAPGSEYSMYSTDSRHTSDYEDTDTEGGAYTDQELDETLNDDVGPPTEPAITRSSEPVREDPPVIQEPPGYASFQHTVQPDPLNRIDPAGFKAPVPQQKAEAAAVPSIPQQPEPLAETVPPAVDVTVKTVGGLSLDEAPAAHSQPSPNPEAGSLRRPTPELAPQSVTPEPLQSGLASSEPKMFQKDPYSTDNTGRIGHSMKPVTYNPQQGYHPDQQPYRDYDHPPSRYDVSSSGVSSGGGYPEPKYRNYDSNPPYENSVPQYDQQQWNPYSQTLSTANSQGYDPRLPYGDGPDSQYTPPLRYDEPPPHQGFNGRPRYGKPTGPVRYDDPPPPGPDLHYDQDSHLSTYPSAAHSPEPAAQRPAYNQGPTPQQKSYKPQQHDPVPVNSETSPTPPPKAEAPSPSPADASKPFPTRDEQPDDPAMRPQSVLTRVKMFENKRSVSVDRARDTADSSGNKAADLPLKAGGVIPKANSLSNLDQEKTFRAPGPQQPQPPQPQSKVADDIVRSNHYDPDEDEDYYRKQLSYFDRLQAGPNKPQPQAQTTNNYTRTESVEKPSPVEKKYEPVPQVTPSLPPATLPKPAPEAKAPGRDDTVQTNFLPHKSFPEKSPVNGTSVHPPKAAPPATSYNRYAPKPYTMSAKPFARMFDSPKFNHNLLPNDKPETASKGQSPSPVKPQIPPQPMNTDHDSGLDTFTRTMDHRSKHQHNNINAVPKAIPVSPSALDDDEDEDEGHTVVATARGIFNSNGGVLSSIETGVSIIIPQGAIPESVEQEIYFKVCRDNSILPPLDKEKGETLLSPLVMCGPHGLKFSKPVELRLPHCASMTPDGWSFALKSSDSSSGDPKSWQNKSLPGDPNYLVGANCVSVLIDHF; from the exons AGTGCAGCGATGGAGGAAACGGTGATATGGGAACAGCACACAGTGACCCTTCACAGA GCCCCAGGGTTTGGGTTTGGTATTGCCATCTCAGGTGGACGAGACAACCCTCATTTCCAGAGTGGGGAGACGTCCATTGTGATATCTGATGTGCTGAAAGGAGGTCCTGCAGAGGGACTGCTACA aGAAAATGATCGAGTGGTGATGGTCAATGCAGTCTCTATGGACAACGTAGAGCATGCCTACGCAGTGCAGCAGCTCCGAAAGAGTGGCAAAAATGCAAAGATA ACTATTCGTCGGAAAAGGAAAGTGCAGATTCCCGTTTCTCGGCCAGGGGACAGGGAGACGATGTCAGAGCACGAGGAAGAAGACAGTGATGAGGATGATGGCCATGACCACCACAGTGGGCATGGTAGCCAAAGTGCCTTTGGAGGAGCAAGTGGAGGCACTGGCACTGGCACTGGCAGGCGTCATGATCGTGAGCGTAGCAACAGCGGCAGGCGGGATCACAGTGCCTCGCGGGAGAGGAGCATCTCACCACGCTCTGATCGCCGATCACAAACCTCCTCTGCTCCACCCAGGCCTGCCAAGGTCACTCTTGTCAAGTCCCGCAAAAATGAAG TAGAATATGGACTGCGGTTGGCCAGCCACATCTTTGTGAAGGACATCTCTCCTGAGAGCCTTGCTGCCAGAGATGGAAACATCCAGGAGGGAGATGTTGTACTTAAG ATCAATGGCACCGTTACAGAGAACCTATCACTAATAGATGCCAAGAAGCTGATTGAGAGGTCAAAGGGCAAGTTGAAAATGGTGGTGCAGAGAGATGATCGAGCGACGCTGCTCAACATTCCCGACCTTGATGACAGCATCCCATCAGCCAATAACTCCGACAGAGATG ACATTTCAGAAATACACTCACTGACATCAGACCATTCCAATCGATCCCACGGACGAGGTAGTCGATCACGTTCGCCTGACAGGCCCGAACCATCGGACCTTCTCCGTCACTCACCGCGGCAGATCAGCAATGGCAG tTGGAGCTTTCA GATGAGGGCAGGTTCACTGTTGCACAGATTACTTCCAAT CCATCGAAGTCGAGATGAGGATCGTATATCTAAACCAGGGGCCATGCCTATAGTCAGAAGCTCTGATGATGGTGTCTTGTCACAGGCTAGCGACCAGGCCAGCTCCAGAGATGACAAACTGTTACCTCCGCTGCCGG AACCAAAGCCAGTTTATGCACAGCCTGGTCAGCCTGACGTGGACCTGCCCGTCAGCCCCTCGGATGCCCCTGTACCCAGCGCGGCTCATGATGAGAGCATCCTCAG GCCGAGTATGAAGCTGGTCAAGTTCAAGAAGGGAGAGAGTGTTGGTCTGCGGTTAGCAGGAGGGAACGACGTGGGAATTTTTGTGGCAGGTGTTTTGGAGGACAGTCCTGCAGCCAATGAGGGGCTTGAGGAGGGAGACCAGATTCTCAGG GTGAACAATGTGGACTTTGCCAACATCATCAGGGAGGAGGCTGTGCTGTTTCTGCTGGATCTCCCAAAAGGAGAAGAAGTTACTATTTTGGCTCAGAAGAAGAAGGATG TGTATCGGAGGATAGTGGAATCGGACGTGGGTGACTCCTTCTACATTAGGACACATTTTGAATATGAAAAAGAGTCACCGTATGGACTGAGCTTTAACAAGGGCGAGGTGTTCCGAGTAGTGGACACGCTCTACAACGGCAAATTAGGATCCTGGCTTGCTATCCGTATTGGCAAGAATCATCAGGAAGTGGAAAGAGGCATCATCCCCAACAAGAACAG AGCTGAGCAGCTATCCAGTGTGCAGTACACCCTCCCCAAAACACCAGGGGGCGACAGAGCGGACTTCTGGAGATTCCGTGGATTGCGAAGCTCGAAGAGGAATTTGCGGAAGAGCAGGGAAGACCTGTCAGCCCAGCCAGTTCAGACCAAGTTCCCTGCCTATGAGAGGGTGGTGCTGAGGGAAG CTGGGTTCCTGAGGCCTGTGGTTCTCTTTGGGCCGATAGCAGATGTGGCCAGAGAGAAACTGGCCAGGGAAGAGCCAGACGTTTTTGAACTAGCAA aaACACAGCAACAACACGGAGGGGAAA AGAGTGAACCTAGGGATGCAGGAACCGACCAGAAAAGCACCGGCATCATTCGCCTTCACACCATCAAACAGATCATTGACCGG GACAAGCACGCAGTGCTGGACATCACCCCTAATGCAGTGGACCGTCTGAACTACGCTCAGTGGTATCCAATTGTGGTGTTTCTCAACCCAGACACAAAGCAGGGCGTCAAGACCATGAGGACCCGCCTTTGCCCTGAGTCTAGAAAGAGCGCCAGGAAGCTTTTTGAACGAGCCCTCAAATTACGAAAGAACAACCACCACCTCTTTACCA CGACTATTAACTTAAACAACATGAATGATGGTTGGTTTGGAGCACTAAAAGAGACaatccagcagcagcagaaccaGCTGGTGTGGGTTTCAGAGGGCaaa GCTGACGGGGCAGCTGAGGATGACCTGGACATCCACGACGACCGCCTGTCCTACCTGTCGGCGCCAGGCAGTGAGTATTCTATGTACAGCACTGACAGCCGCCACACCTCCGACTACGAGGACACGGACACAGAGGGTGGAGCCTATACTGACCAGGAGCTGGATGAAACGCTGAATGATGACGTGGGTCCACCCACGGAGCCTGCCATCACCCGCTCGTCTGAGCCTGTCCGCGAGGACCCGCCTGTCATCCAGGAGCCCCCTGGCTACGCTAGCTTCCAGCACACAGTGCAGCCGGACCCCCTGAACCGCATTGACCCGGCTGGATTCAAGGCACCAGTGCCGCAGCAG AAAGCAGAGGCCGCTGCCGTCCCTAGCATCCCCCAGCAGCCTGAGCCCCTGGCTGAGACAGTGCCCCCTGCTGTCGACGTTACTGTAAAAACTGTAGGGGGTCTGAGCCTTGACGAGGCTCCTGCAGCTCACAGCCAGCCAAGCCCCAACCCAGAGGCTGGCTCACTTAGGAGGCCCACCCCTGAGCTAGCACCTCAGAGCGTCACACCAGAACCTCTACAGTCTGGACTGGCCAGTTCAGAACCAAAG ATGTTTCAGAAGGATCCATACAGCACAGACAACACTGGGAGAATCGGTCACAGTATGAAGCCTGTGACTTACAACCCTCAACAGGGATATCACCCTGACCAGCAGCCATACAGAGATTATGACCACCCACCTAGTCGGTATGATGTCAGCAGCAGTGGAGTCAGCAGCGGAGGTGGTTACCCAGAACCAAAGTACCGAAACTATGACTCTAACCCGCCCTACGAGAACAGTGTGCCTCAGTACGACCAACAACAGTGGAACCCCTACAGCCAAACGCTGTCTACTGCCAATTCCCAGGGCTACGATCCCCGTTTGCCATACGGCGACGGCCCGGACTCCCAGTACACCCCTCCTCTCCGCTATGACGAGCCACCACCTCATCAGGGATTCAACGGACGGCCTCGCTACGGTAAACCGACAGGGCCTGTCCGTTATGATGATCCTCCACCTCCAGGGCCTGACCTGCACTACGACCAAGATTCTCACCTGAGCACGTACCCCTCAGCTGCCCACTCCCCAGAACCTGCTGCTCAGCGGCCTGCCTACAACCAGGGACCAACGCCGCAACAAAAGAGTTACAAACCTCAGCAGCATGACCCTGTTCCTGTGAACTCTGAAACTAGCCCCACACCACCTCCCAAAGCAGAGGCACCCTCACCTTCCCCTGCAGATGCTTCAAAGCCTTTCCCTACCAGAGATGAGCAACCGGATGACCCTGCCATGCGGCCACAGTCAGTCCTGACAAGGGTCAAGATGTTTGAGAACAAACGCTCTGTGTCCGTGGATAGAGCCAGAGATACAGCGGATTCTTCTGGAAACAAG GCAGCCGATTTACCTTTGAAAGCAGGTGGAGTAATCCCTAAAGCAAATTCTCTGAGCAACCTGGATCAAGAGAAGACCTTTAG AGCCCCAGGGCCTCAGCAGCCTCAGCCGCCTCAGCCTCAGTCCAAGGTAGCTGATGACATTGTGCGCTCCAACCATTATGACCCTGATGAGGACGAGGACTACTACAGGAAACAGCTGTCTTACTTTGATAGGCTCCAGGCCGGTCCCAACAAACCCCAGCCACAAGCACAAACAACTAACAACTACACAAG GACGGAGTCGGTGGAGAAACCAAGTCCAGTGGAGAAAAAATATGAACCAGTTCCCCAGGTGACGCCTTCTCTGCCACCAGCCACACTGCCCAAACCTGCACCTGAAG CCAAAGCTCCGGGCCGAGACGACACTGTCCAGACCAACTTCCTGCCTCACAAGAGTTTCCCTGAGAAGTCTCCGGTTAATGGCACTAGTGTACATCCTCCAAAAGCAGCTCCACCAGCAACCAGCTACAACCGCTACGCGCCCAAGCCCTACACTATGTCTGCCAAGCCGTTTGCGCGCATGTTCGACAGTCCTAAGTTCAACCACAACCTTCTGCCCAATGACAAGCCTGAGACTGCTTCAAAG GGCCAGAGCCCCAGCCCAGTGAAGCCTCAGATTCCCCCGCAGCCCATGAACACAGACCATGACAGTGGTCTGGATACTTTCACTCGCACTATGGACCACCGCTCCAAACACCAGCACAACAACATCAACGCTGTTCCCAAGGCCATCCCTGTGAG CCCCAGTGCCCtggatgatgatgaggatgaggatgagggcCACACGGTGGTTGCAACTGCTCGAGGTATATTCAACTCTAATGGTGGCGTCCTGAGCTCCATCGAGACAGGTGTCAGCATAATTATCCCACAGGGTGCCATCCCTGAAAGTGTGGAGCAGGAGATCTACTTCAAAGTCTGCAGAGACAACAGCATCCTACCACCACTCGACAAGGAGAAAG gAGAGACTCTGCTCAGCCCTCTGGTGATGTGTGGACCTCATGGCCTCAAGTTTTCGAAGCCTGTGGAGCTGCGCTTACCTCACTGTGCGTCTATGACCCCTGATGGTTGGTCTTTTGCTCTAAAATCCTCCGACTCCTCGTCGG GTGACCCAAAAAGCTGGCAGAACAAGTCTCTTCCCGGAGACCCCAACTACCTGGTGGGAGCCAACTGCGTTTCTGTGCTCATTGACCACTTTTAA